In Montipora capricornis isolate CH-2021 chromosome 4, ASM3666992v2, whole genome shotgun sequence, the DNA window CTCTCTAAAGCTTAATATTATAATCCTTCTGATAAGAATCTTATGTACATGCAACTTGCATAGACACCTCATCAGGTTGACCTATTtggttaatattattgcttGTACTTTGCATTTAGCCTCCTAGTTATTACAACAAATTACAGCTGaatgagtaataataataattattcatttcagCTGCACCCCTTCCTGTCGAAaagttactgtacatgtactttaaaaaggttgaaaaactTTCCAGTGTGGTGAGCTCTGTTATCAGTTGGCACCATCGGATTACACCAACACCCTCACCATGCATATTTAACTACTACCATCAGCTGGTGGTGGTTCTGCGTGTGACATTGCTATGGTTACCTAGGTTGTCCTTCCATCATACCATCCCTTTCCCATGGAACCAGTTCCAAATCTTATTGATGAACAATGATTTTATTACaattcaaggaaaaaaaattactaacaaataattaacaattattggacgagattcggcttcggcaaataattgatctgctcgccactgacaaatcacgatattttgcgataacagAGGTCAATAATaatgttttatcattcgatcaccaagtttgttttttgtttttgtttccgggAAGCTGTAAGTGCTGCCTTGCAGAGTCATGTAATGGTACCAATCgattggtttccttctcagcataattacatatatttgtagacttcaaattgtacttactgtcaaacgttcaataacactaggcatcaacaaagctgaagaattttacagttttcaaagcgtatcctgacaagtgaagctttgatgtaaagctcgccattcttttttctggcttcagcataaaatctcttcagtacatatgcattAGCCCACTTGTCCTTCGCGTTgatgacacgagtgactcttcgtctacctttctttccttgagatactctcgaaatacattgagtgcaacttttgttcctttcttagtattctcactCTTCTTTtgatcaactaaagatgtcgaatcatCCCCCTTTGACAGCTCACGGAGCTGATCCGCgattttctcacaagagcgtgatttcaattgtgcatgagcagaatattatttgcaacaAAACACGTATTtttaggcagttatttgcaggtcacgtggtgggctctcggccaatgaaaaggaaggacaaaatacatcgaatgattaTGCTATATaactatacatatatatattactATATAACTAATTACATACACTCGCTGCTTTTAACTTTTTGCTTTCCTTGTGATCATCTGTACCTGATTCAAATTCTCTGATAGAGAGTctaaaaagaaatacaaacattaacatgaaacaaattaCCTCAATGGAATTTGATTGTCTGGTTGAAAGTACAATGTAGTCCTGAGATGGACTGTTGGCAGTAACTGACGTTTCAATGACTTGAGTGAAAGTCaacttcagagtcaagtgatggTTGGAAATGCAAACAAACAGTGATGCTCTCAGTGGTCTGTGTACATAGTCATTGGTAGTCGgaaagaaatgtgattggttgtgAGGAGATTATATTGGTGCATTTATGATCTGGTTTGTAAGTGAAAGTCACAGTAGGTTTGTAACCTGAGAGGAAAAAGTTACGTGAAGTTAAGGTTTTGTGTTAAGTAATCACTTTGTAAGGTGCAGGTAGAGATTGGCAATGGTTTAATGTACTTTGTTCTGAGTTTATATACCAGCTTTCAAGTGTAAGGCAACAATCACTTGCCACACACTAGCTAGGGTGGCATACATGTCAAgtccaatttttttattcctTGCACGTAATGATTACATACAATTTGCTTACCATATATATTTTCATTGTGCACAATAAATTATGAGCTATATTTTTCACTGCCATATGCATAAGACATTAATACACAAATGTACAAATGTAAGCAGATAAATATTTGCTACTTGGTACAAGCGATACAGCATTTACTGGGagtttgcatttttgagggAGAAAAACAAGATTTTAGTAGCCTAGTGCCAACAAAGTTCTACAGAAATCAGGGCCGCAACACGTATTAAACTTAGTTGCCCTTTGAAGAACAAAAATctaacaatagagtgttttcatgtgatgtcacagcggccatgttggtgttcctaaacaatggaatggcggccatgtttggtgtaccaaactaatcctccagaaattgagctctattatcatgcaaactttttcttttgtttccggGGTAAAACCAAGGTTACTGATCAGTGATATGCAACTAATGCGTCCTTTATACTGTAGTTATGCGAAAACCCAGTCAATTCAGTGTCGTTTGGACGAGATAATCTACTGTTGGCTGCATGGGGGAAATCCCTTCCAAGGTTATCGGAATGAAGTGTCCGTTCTTTGCTAATTAAAATAGACAGGTACACCTTTAATACTACCAAAGAGAGGAATCtcctaaaaaaattcaaaatcctcCGAAAGACATCTCATATGTTGCtaaatttttatgaaaattattaaGTTCCACGACCTCTCAACTAGCTTATCCTTTTAAAAATCAATTAATTAGAGTTAATGGACTGAGCTTGAAGCTAAACATTGAGGCTTGATCAATTGCTTTTCGAAGCTTTTCAAGGTTTGCGCTAATTATAAGCTATTTGAACCATTTTCCTTTTGCCTTTGTTCCAGAAGACTTCAACGTTGACCCAACCCGCAGTACTGAAGCGACTTGGCTGAAATGTTCGACGGAAAGACTACAAATTAGAGCCACGTACATGGATTCTGAAGGCTCAGCTTCTTTCAATTTTTGCAGCCTAGAGTGCAGTCGATGATATcctttgaacaaaaaaaaaggactgtGACTTACTTCTGTTTTCTAAATTCTCTCTTCAACCCATATCTTTCATCAGTATTCATCTCAACTTCTCGCAAAGAATAGGTAACCCCTAGCGCTTCCGCCATTGTTGTTCCGTTTTTGAGGTTAGAAAAGAGGGCTGGGGAGTACCAGCAAAAGATCACATGACGTCACTCTTGCACAAGACGCCTaaaagggcgtatccgtgggatgcacaacagtttaaagtggtactacgaccaaaaaaaaaattttgtttttcctttggatttcaaaactatgttaactaaacactaactcacccaagttttaagttctgattttaaaaagatacctgtttattttagctggaattttcttatttattgatcccccattactaacttcaaaatcttgagagagctaggtagaggagaaaatgacatcaaacacacactagtttaagaatgcaatgcgtgtgtgcggggcctaattaatatgcagcacgggagtttcgggcttccagacttttcaacccgtgttttgcatatataataaattgcgtttacacgctgaaattttaagctagtgcgtaaatgacgtcattttctctagatccaaccctctgaggttcaATCGgacagttttgaacgtgagtaatggcggaccatgaaatccaaagcttacactcaaaataaacagcctttggataaaactcaaagctcaaaattttgccagttaggtgttaagcgaacacgctttcaaaatcagaagaaaaaaaggaaatgattttttaatcatagtaccactttaatacaaaattgtccagttacagggAACTACAATCActggtaaacttcggaaaatggggagagattaccagaaagataaaaacaaaaagaggttACATTGTATTTCTTATTGttaatgctactaaatttgcCAGTGGAAACAAcaaggccctattaggggttatcaggaatacaggatatttaggtaaaaaactTATAGGGATATAGGATATTTGGGGAGGAAATTAACTGGATGCAGGATATTATAAAAGCCGAACTGGTATTATAGTGATACAAACCACAGGAATTAACGAGATACAGGATTCCTCCctcccctaatggggcctcaacaATCAGCACAGCAATACTATGACAATTTACCTTTACTATTGCCTTTTGAGAAACATTAAGGTAAAATTTCTTTCGAATACTGCCTAGAGATCGAtcttttgctttggtttgtgtataaaacaaaatacagtgtatgtctttttatttgttgtttaaggcttttttactattattttaaagtttttgattCCTGCACTAGGAGGAATGGATTAATTTTTTGATGTCATACCATTAAATTTAATATTAGGCTTAGTGTTTacataacaattattccaattTTATAATCTAATGGGATTTCTTATTAATGTACCGGAGTTTGGAAATACAGAAAGGAATAAAATGGGATTCCCAGAGGGGGACTTCATTTAGTGTGACTCCAAAGAAGATTCAAGTAAGATATAGCAAACCAACACGTGATCAGAGTTGCTTTGATGGCTCAGTGGGAACTTACTTGCTCCCGGGGTGCGTGGCCTCAGTTCGAGGCGCGACTGATGGTTCCTGTTGTATCACACGGGATTCTTATCAAGCGGCCGGTAATCTACTATCCCTGGGGtgtgcacatttgtgactatgacgaaaaataaaaaaaatttaactggaTTATTGATGTGGTCTGCCTGCGGTCATGGGATACTAAACGGGGGGTTTTAAGTAATTATTTCTGGGGGTTTCTACAATACTTGGAGTCAACATACAGATGAAcggagaagttttttttttgttttttcctgttAACCATTTCATTTCTCTCTGTCTAGCTGTAAGTTTGCATTGTTCTTGCTATTTCATGCCCCATTGTAATCTAGTAGACAATTGATTGTTTCTTGCTAGTTTTTACCATAAGTGGTGTAAGCGAGCGACTCAGCCTCAGTGATTACCCAATAAGCCTTGCGGGTGATTAGGTGCTTAAAGCAGTTCTCTAAATTCTCTTTCcctttacaaaataataataccaaAAAAGGATGTTTAACTCTTAACTACCATTTCTCTAAATGTCAAGTTTATCCGTGGGAAAACTGCCTTTTTGCGCACAGGAAGGGAATGGAACCAATAAACATTTGTAGGATGATTCATCATTAACAGACTCCCATGCGACAACTCAAGCTTTACAGGTTCAATTTTTCTCTTAGCACTTCTACCTCTGGCATCTGCATGGCGGAATATAAAGTCTCTCGCTTGGCCTAATGAAACTGATGCTATAGCACTTCTGGCTACTAAATCAGCCTCATCGTCTCTGTGTTCCCCCATATGGTCAATACCATCATTGTATCTGTTAACAAGTACAAAGTTGAACTTATGGCCAGTCAGTGATGAGACCAGATCACTGATACCTTTTAGAAAATCAGCATTCTGCCATGGTTGGGCTGATACTGTCACGCCAGAAAAAGTATATGTTAGCCCTCTATCCCCATAGGCAGCTTGCTTTCTGGGAATCTTGTGCCATTTTCCATGAACAAAGACTTTGCTGTCAGAATTGTATTTTACCACTTTTTCTGCAAGTTGGAAAAGAGCATCAGCCTCAGTTTTGGTAAAAAGTTGAACATAATCCAGATCCAAGTTTTCTGCAGATATCTGTTTCCACTGAAGGTCTTGTTTTGCACCAATATTGTATAGGAAAGACAGCTTTGGTTGTGAGGTACAAAGTTGATTGGATCTACTGTCATCACCTCTACATGCAGCCGTTTTTATCTCATCAAGTTCATTCTTTGTTTCTCCGTCTTCCAATTTACGTTTTTCACCTTTTGAGTCTGTTTTAAGAAAGTAAGAATCAATCATTTCATCAACTATCAGCTACTATCAGAACGCCTTCTGCAACAACCTGGAACTAACTGAGGTAATAGGGAGGTCTGGGTACAAGATGATAGACTGGGTGGGACTGAGTACAAATTtacaaacaaagatggcggaaaACGGAAGATTTCTTGAAGCAGCATGGCCAAACACGAAATCTCCTTGTGGATTTTGTGCGAAGGAAACTTCGAAGTACACTTGTCCTCGTTGTAACCTTCGTTACTGCTCCACTGGGTGCTATAAAAGCGACAAACACTTGCAGTGCTCCGAGCATTTCTACAAAGAATGCGTCATGGAAACGATGACTGCACGAAAGGGAAGCGACGAAAGCCAGCGGAAAATGCTTGACATGTTAAAAAAACTCGAAGAACAGGATCGAGAGATTCAAGATGAAATAGAAGCTGAAGATTTAGAAGACCGTCTAGGTGATTTGGACATCATCAGTGCTGAACCTGAGGCAGTTTGGTCTGTCCTTACAGATAAAGAGCGGAAGGAATTTGAGTCAGCCGTAAAGAGTGGAGAAATTTCTAAGGTTATCAATATTTGGGTTCCGTGGTGGAGTGTCAGAAAAGATAAGGAACGCAGGTAAAAAACGACGCCAAGAAAATTTAACCTATTAGTTTAATCTTTCCCTGCTGTGCATGTGGGCAGTTGgtccacaggcaccccaagctcagtgtgagggaaagccaacaaaaatataaggatttgtataggAATCCCAAGAAAAGACCTGAAAATTCTCTTTTCAGGTCTTTTattgggattcccatacaaatctttacgtttttgttggctttccctcacactgatcCTTGGGCACCTGTGGTTGGTCAGGTTTGGGCCATTCCCCTTATTATgagacccccctccccccccccccccccttgttGGAGTGCCTAGGGCTCCTTGGGAGGGTAAGGAAGTAATTTCTGAGGGGTAACCCAATTGGTTTCTTTGGTCTTCGAACAAAGTCCAGGAAAATGTATCAGCACTTTGATCTTCGTTATTCTAAGGGGATAAATTTGTAGAGACACCCCCAatggcagggggggggggggggaagggagggggtgCGTCTATTAAATGGAATGACCCTCCATTTTCATTCTTTACATCTCTTGGTCCCGGAGATGCAGCTAATCATATTGTACATTCTAAGCTTAACGTTGATGATCACCAGAACTGGAAGCATCCCTTCTACAGCACACTCAGGTTTAAAGTCTAAGGGTCAATTGCTTATATTTTCAATAACATATAGAAATGGGGTCGGGGTTAGTTTGTACATTAGGGTGATAGTTAATGTTAGAGGGACACTAACAATAAGGATATTGAAGTGTATTAATTAGTGCTAAGGCACTGATTGAGGGCACTGTGCAGAAATCCAATCCAATCATCACTTTTCAAGTGTAAggatggtttttgaggagaggggaaaactggagtacctaGAAAACAATCTCTTGGAGTAGAGTAGAGaattaacaaactcaacccatacatgtatatgacgccgagtcttggaatcgaacctgggccacatggGTGGGAGgtgaatgctctcaccactgtgccatccctgctcacactttaaaaaataatatttctgtGATGTGGATGATAAGAGGGAGGGTACCTGGACACTTCTTGACATTTATCACACAAACCATGGATCTCAATATCCTGTACAGTATGTCTGTTTTGTTGGTGTTGTTACCAAGTTGCTTATGTGGGACCCATAGCTCTAAAcagtgattattattttttaatttttaggatGAAAATAGAGGAGGTACATGAAGCAAATCATCTTACAAAGGAATCACCCAGTATACCAGAAGGAGTAAATAAAAGTAGATGTCATCAGGTGCCAACTGTCAAAAGGAACATTCCATCCCTGAATTCATTAATTAGAACCTCAAGTCCACATGTAAATGTCAAGTTTGGCCTTATTGATGTTCTATTTGCATATGCTTATGTTCTAAGATTGTACAATGGATGCCCAGAAGATGCCTTAGAGCAAGCAGTAGAGAGCCTTTTACAGCTTTCCCCTGTTTTGTCTCAGAATGCCATGTTTGAGAGCGTTGAGTCAGCAGTTCATAGTTCACTCAATCTTGTACAGCACTCAAAGGATTTGTATTGT includes these proteins:
- the LOC138045994 gene encoding DNA oxidative demethylase ALKBH2-like yields the protein MIDSYFLKTDSKGEKRKLEDGETKNELDEIKTAACRGDDSRSNQLCTSQPKLSFLYNIGAKQDLQWKQISAENLDLDYVQLFTKTEADALFQLAEKVVKYNSDSKVFVHGKWHKIPRKQAAYGDRGLTYTFSGVTVSAQPWQNADFLKGISDLVSSLTGHKFNFVLVNRYNDGIDHMGEHRDDEADLVARSAIASVSLGQARDFIFRHADARGRSAKRKIEPVKLELSHGSLLMMNHPTNVYWFHSLPVRKKAVFPRINLTFREMVVKS
- the LOC138045991 gene encoding zinc finger HIT domain-containing protein 2-like encodes the protein MAENGRFLEAAWPNTKSPCGFCAKETSKYTCPRCNLRYCSTGCYKSDKHLQCSEHFYKECVMETMTARKGSDESQRKMLDMLKKLEEQDREIQDEIEAEDLEDRLGDLDIISAEPEAVWSVLTDKERKEFESAVKSGEISKVINIWVPWWSVRKDKERRMKIEEVHEANHLTKESPSIPEGVNKSRCHQVPTVKRNIPSLNSLIRTSSPHVNVKFGLIDVLFAYAYVLRLYNGCPEDALEQAVESLLQLSPVLSQNAMFESVESAVHSSLNLVQHSKDLYCSEEWSHLSLIDVVALINGHTNCEGQCVNFVECALSHLCRLFTGGKQKLKENSEKQQQATALSKSIWLAKKKAEFFLAWVHSNINILHSLAPSIQLLHNELMASHKRHKEQKEELEKAWGGSKPPKKTPLVIEILK